From one Methylomonas paludis genomic stretch:
- a CDS encoding c-type cytochrome, with the protein MIKAVRLLVLPFFISACSRDYQPADHANGEQIYLEACSQCHRTAANASIFQLHAKNTNANYISEKVLHGSAFMPSFPNITGNNLVLISDYVLEHSEIADE; encoded by the coding sequence ATGATTAAAGCCGTCAGGCTATTGGTTTTGCCGTTTTTTATCAGCGCATGTTCCCGTGACTACCAACCCGCCGATCACGCCAACGGCGAACAAATCTATCTGGAAGCCTGCAGCCAATGTCATCGAACCGCTGCAAATGCCAGTATTTTTCAGTTGCACGCCAAAAACACCAATGCAAATTATATATCGGAAAAAGTCCTACACGGCTCAGCATTCATGCCGTCATTTCCCAATATTACCGGGAACAATCTAGTACTTATCAGTGATTACGTGCTAGAACATAGTGAGATTGCAGACGAGTAA